In a genomic window of Bradyrhizobium ontarionense:
- a CDS encoding TPM domain-containing protein, with protein sequence MRALSVVKALLATLFVCLAAIALADVAVPQLTGRVVDQTGTLSSSDIAGLSQKLKDLETRKGSQVAVLIVPTTQPETIEQFSIRVAEAWKIGRKKVDDGALLVVAKNDRKLRIEVGYGLEGSLTDVTARRIIDEVITPKFRSGDFAGGIDAGVDRIIGVINGEALPVPQPQASHGVDLDIDSISSFAPVAFFGAIFLGGVLRTLFGRLLGSLATGGAIGILTWVLVGSISLALLSSVAGLVIAFIAGGLSSTMPSSGGRRGGWSSGSSSGGWSSGSSSDSGSFSGGGGSFGGGGASGSW encoded by the coding sequence TTGCGCGCGCTGTCGGTCGTCAAGGCCCTGCTTGCGACGCTGTTCGTCTGCCTGGCAGCGATCGCGCTTGCCGACGTCGCGGTGCCGCAGCTCACCGGCCGCGTCGTCGACCAGACCGGTACGCTGTCGTCCTCCGACATCGCGGGTCTCAGCCAGAAGCTGAAGGACCTGGAGACCCGCAAGGGCAGCCAGGTCGCGGTGCTGATCGTGCCGACGACGCAGCCGGAGACGATCGAGCAATTCTCGATCCGCGTTGCCGAAGCCTGGAAGATCGGCCGCAAGAAGGTCGACGACGGCGCGCTGCTGGTGGTCGCCAAGAACGACCGCAAGCTGCGCATCGAGGTCGGCTACGGGCTCGAAGGCAGCCTGACCGACGTGACCGCGCGCCGCATCATCGACGAGGTCATCACGCCGAAATTCCGCAGCGGCGATTTCGCCGGCGGCATCGACGCCGGCGTCGACCGCATCATCGGCGTGATCAATGGCGAGGCCCTGCCGGTGCCGCAGCCGCAGGCATCGCATGGCGTCGATCTCGACATCGATTCCATCTCCTCGTTCGCGCCCGTCGCCTTCTTCGGAGCGATCTTCCTAGGTGGCGTGCTGCGCACCCTGTTCGGCCGGCTGCTCGGCTCGCTGGCCACCGGCGGCGCGATCGGGATTCTGACCTGGGTCCTGGTCGGATCGATATCGCTGGCGCTGCTGTCCAGCGTGGCCGGCCTCGTCATCGCGTTCATCGCCGGCGGCTTGTCCTCGACGATGCCGTCGTCGGGCGGCCGCCGCGGCGGCTGGTCGAGCGGCTCGTCCTCGGGCGGCTGGAGCAGCGGCAGTTCGAGCGACAGCGGCAGCTTTTCCGGCGGCGGCGGCAGCTTCGGCGGCGGCGGCGCCTCGGGCAGCTGGTGA
- a CDS encoding LemA family protein, translated as MRRLLTVLAALMTLSLTNCGYNAIQTNDEQVKAAWSEVVNQYQRRADLVPNLVNSVKGFAQQEKDVLLGVTNARAKVGSVQATPDVVNDPAALQKFQAAQSELTGALSRLLVVTENYPQLKSDALFRDLMSQLEGTENRITVARNRYIKSVQEYNVGIRTFPNNLTAMAFGYKEKANFTVENEREISVAPKVDFNVPAPAPSK; from the coding sequence ATGCGGAGATTGCTGACCGTGCTGGCGGCGCTCATGACGCTGAGCCTGACCAATTGCGGCTACAACGCCATCCAGACCAATGATGAGCAGGTCAAGGCGGCCTGGTCCGAGGTCGTCAACCAGTATCAGCGCCGCGCCGATCTGGTTCCCAACCTCGTCAACAGCGTCAAGGGTTTTGCCCAGCAGGAGAAGGACGTGCTGCTCGGCGTGACCAATGCTCGCGCCAAGGTCGGCAGCGTCCAGGCCACGCCCGACGTCGTCAACGATCCCGCCGCGCTGCAGAAGTTCCAGGCCGCCCAGAGCGAGCTGACCGGCGCGCTGTCGCGGCTGCTGGTCGTCACCGAGAACTATCCGCAGCTGAAATCCGACGCGCTGTTCCGCGACCTGATGTCCCAGCTCGAAGGCACCGAGAACCGCATCACGGTGGCGCGCAACCGCTACATCAAGTCGGTGCAGGAGTATAACGTCGGCATCCGCACCTTCCCGAACAACCTGACCGCGATGGCGTTCGGCTACAAGGAGAAGGCGAACTTCACGGTCGAGAACGAGCGCGAGATCTCGGTCGCTCCGAAGGTCGACTTCAACGTGCCCGCGCCTGCGCCGTCGAAATAG
- a CDS encoding GntR family transcriptional regulator, with protein MTDSDTSPSPARTGATDRAEHLAGLILAFARREGMKAGDRLIEQKLADALDVSRAPIRLGLKALEAAGLARGEPNRGFVLTKSPTSGAARPTLAAVSRAEQAYADIAADVLDQRIDADVTEAELMRRYELSRTELQRLLDRIAAEGWIARLPGYGWRFADTVSSPEVQAQAAAFRAVIEPAAILQSGFHLEREIIDRLRQHQQRVLGGELDKMTIGEVYQSGCEFHEEIARGAGNPFFVDSLRRVNSIRRLFAYRSFADRDGMRRHVKEHLRLLDLLEAGRHADAAELMRRHLQRPLSSRIS; from the coding sequence ATGACCGATTCGGACACATCTCCCTCCCCGGCCCGGACAGGCGCGACCGACCGGGCCGAGCACCTGGCCGGCCTGATCCTGGCGTTTGCGCGCCGCGAAGGCATGAAGGCGGGTGACCGCCTGATCGAGCAGAAGCTTGCCGATGCGCTCGACGTGTCGCGCGCACCGATCCGCCTTGGATTGAAGGCCCTGGAGGCGGCAGGGCTCGCACGCGGCGAGCCCAATCGCGGCTTCGTGCTGACCAAAAGTCCAACGAGCGGCGCGGCGCGACCGACGCTCGCGGCGGTCAGTCGCGCCGAGCAGGCCTATGCCGACATTGCCGCCGACGTTCTGGACCAGCGCATCGACGCCGACGTCACCGAGGCCGAGCTGATGCGTCGCTATGAGCTGAGCCGCACCGAGTTGCAGCGTCTGCTGGATCGCATCGCCGCCGAAGGCTGGATCGCGCGGTTGCCCGGCTACGGCTGGCGTTTCGCCGACACCGTGTCGAGCCCGGAAGTCCAGGCCCAGGCCGCGGCATTCCGCGCGGTTATCGAGCCAGCGGCGATCCTGCAGTCCGGTTTTCACCTGGAGCGGGAGATCATCGATCGGCTGCGCCAGCACCAGCAGCGTGTGCTCGGCGGCGAGCTCGACAAGATGACGATCGGCGAGGTCTATCAGTCCGGCTGCGAGTTTCATGAGGAGATCGCGCGCGGCGCGGGCAATCCGTTCTTCGTGGATTCGCTGCGGCGCGTGAACTCGATCCGCCGCCTGTTCGCCTATCGCAGCTTCGCTGACCGCGACGGCATGCGCCGGCACGTCAAGGAGCACCTGCGCCTGCTCGATCTGCTCGAAGCCGGACGCCATGCCGACGCCGCCGAGCTGATGCGGCGCCATCTGCAGCGGCCGCTGTCGTCACGCATTTCTTAA
- a CDS encoding glutathione S-transferase family protein, translating to MTTDDRITLYYSPQTRAAGARILLEELGAPHDLHVLNMKAGEQRKADYLAINPLGKVPAIGHRGQIVTEQVAIFIYLADLFPNAGLTPALDDAMRGPYLRWIAYYGSSFEPAVIDRFMKREPAPVTQSPYADYDTMLGALEQQLAKGPYLLGERMTAADVLWGVALNWTMMFGVVPRKDVFARYAERITSRSAFQRVTAADVDMAAQHAAACG from the coding sequence ATGACCACCGACGACCGCATCACGCTGTATTATTCGCCGCAGACCCGCGCCGCCGGCGCACGCATCCTGCTGGAGGAGCTCGGCGCGCCCCATGATCTGCATGTCCTGAACATGAAGGCGGGCGAGCAGCGCAAGGCCGACTACCTCGCAATCAATCCGCTCGGCAAGGTGCCGGCGATCGGCCATCGCGGCCAGATCGTGACCGAGCAGGTCGCGATCTTCATCTATCTCGCCGATCTGTTTCCAAACGCGGGGCTGACGCCGGCGCTCGACGATGCCATGCGCGGGCCTTACCTGCGGTGGATCGCCTATTACGGTTCATCGTTCGAGCCGGCCGTGATCGACCGTTTCATGAAGCGCGAGCCGGCCCCGGTCACGCAGTCGCCCTACGCCGACTACGACACGATGCTGGGCGCGCTCGAGCAGCAACTGGCCAAGGGGCCCTATCTGCTGGGCGAGCGCATGACCGCCGCCGACGTGCTCTGGGGCGTCGCCCTCAACTGGACCATGATGTTCGGGGTCGTGCCGCGCAAGGACGTGTTCGCGCGCTATGCCGAGCGCATCACATCGCGTTCTGCGTTCCAGCGTGTCACGGCCGCGGATGTCGATATGGCGGCGCAGCACGCGGCAGCTTGCGGCTGA
- a CDS encoding ABC transporter permease: MSETLALRPEIVNADTPLGDIKVEASLSIIERIYHIGAVRKAIILVALAALWQAYGLWLGNPLLFPTFTDTLTAFFENIGNGVIPARTLVSLETLLIGYGVGIALAAVLTTIAIGSRIGADMLEALTSMFNPLPAIALLPLALIWFGLGKGSIIFVLVHSVLWAIALNTHSGFRSVSNTLRMVGLNYGLRGLKLVRYILIPAAFPAILTGLKVGWAFAWRTLIAAELVFGVSSGSGGLGWFIFENRNQLETANVFAGLFTVIFIGLVVENVVFATIERKTVRRWGMQH; the protein is encoded by the coding sequence ATGAGCGAGACGCTGGCGCTGCGCCCCGAAATCGTCAATGCAGACACGCCCCTCGGCGACATCAAGGTCGAGGCGAGCCTGTCCATCATCGAACGCATCTACCACATCGGTGCGGTCCGCAAGGCCATCATCCTGGTGGCGCTGGCCGCGCTGTGGCAGGCCTACGGCCTGTGGCTCGGCAATCCCCTGCTGTTTCCGACCTTCACCGACACGCTCACGGCGTTCTTCGAGAACATCGGCAACGGCGTCATCCCGGCGCGGACCCTGGTGTCGCTGGAGACGCTCTTGATCGGCTACGGCGTCGGCATTGCGCTCGCCGCGGTGCTGACCACGATCGCGATCGGCTCGCGGATCGGCGCCGACATGCTGGAGGCGCTGACCTCGATGTTCAACCCGCTGCCGGCGATCGCGCTGTTGCCGCTGGCGCTGATCTGGTTCGGGCTCGGCAAGGGCAGCATCATCTTCGTGCTCGTGCATTCGGTGCTGTGGGCGATCGCGCTGAACACCCATTCCGGCTTCCGCTCGGTGTCGAACACACTGCGCATGGTCGGCCTGAACTACGGCCTGCGTGGCCTGAAGCTGGTGCGCTACATCCTCATTCCGGCTGCATTTCCGGCCATTCTCACCGGCTTAAAAGTGGGCTGGGCCTTCGCCTGGCGCACCCTGATCGCGGCTGAGCTGGTGTTCGGCGTGTCCTCGGGCTCGGGCGGGCTCGGCTGGTTCATCTTCGAGAACCGCAACCAGCTGGAGACGGCGAACGTGTTCGCCGGCCTGTTCACGGTGATCTTCATCGGCCTCGTGGTCGAGAACGTCGTGTTCGCCACGATCGAGCGCAAGACGGTGCGGCGCTGGGGCATGCAGCACTGA
- a CDS encoding helix-turn-helix transcriptional regulator, protein MRASRLLSILTTLQAKGQVTAPELAEACEVSVRTIYRDVDALAAAGIPVYAERGAEGGFRLLDGYRVRLNGLSPAETDALFMAGLPGAAAALGLDGMNAAQTKLVAALPQSLRANASRMQARFHLDAPGWFGEAEEPQHLRLIADALLADLLIDIRYQTWRAEKRRRVAPLGLVLKGGSWYLAGQVERSVRTYRVARVLDCAVTDETFTRPADFDLAAHWRAATERLEAELHPNEATVRLSPLGVKLLEALSQPYVRTRTCLADESDADGWRVATMPVGTTLWHAASELLRFGAEVEVLAPPELRAKMAEVSQAMAERYGGSATTL, encoded by the coding sequence ATGCGTGCGAGCCGGCTCTTATCCATCCTCACCACGTTGCAGGCCAAGGGCCAAGTGACGGCGCCCGAGCTTGCGGAGGCCTGCGAGGTCTCGGTGCGCACGATCTATCGCGACGTCGACGCGCTCGCGGCGGCGGGCATTCCTGTCTACGCCGAGCGTGGCGCCGAGGGCGGGTTCCGCCTGCTCGACGGCTATCGCGTGCGGCTCAACGGACTGTCGCCCGCGGAAACCGACGCGCTGTTCATGGCGGGGCTGCCCGGCGCGGCCGCCGCGCTCGGCCTCGACGGCATGAATGCGGCGCAGACCAAGCTCGTCGCGGCGCTGCCGCAGAGCCTGCGCGCCAACGCCAGCCGCATGCAGGCGCGCTTCCATCTCGATGCGCCCGGCTGGTTCGGCGAGGCCGAGGAACCACAGCATCTGCGCCTGATCGCCGATGCGCTGCTCGCCGATCTCTTGATCGACATCCGCTATCAGACGTGGCGCGCCGAGAAGCGCCGCCGCGTGGCGCCGCTCGGCCTCGTGCTGAAAGGCGGCAGCTGGTATCTCGCCGGCCAGGTCGAGCGCAGCGTGCGCACCTACCGCGTCGCCCGCGTGCTCGACTGCGCCGTGACGGATGAGACCTTCACGCGGCCCGCCGATTTCGATCTCGCCGCACACTGGCGCGCCGCGACCGAACGGCTGGAAGCGGAGCTGCATCCGAACGAGGCGACGGTGCGGCTGTCGCCGCTCGGCGTGAAGCTCCTGGAGGCGCTGAGCCAGCCTTATGTCAGGACGCGCACGTGCCTTGCCGACGAGAGCGATGCCGACGGCTGGCGCGTCGCGACGATGCCGGTCGGCACCACATTGTGGCACGCGGCGTCCGAATTGCTGCGCTTCGGCGCCGAGGTTGAGGTGCTGGCCCCACCCGAGCTGCGCGCGAAGATGGCCGAGGTCTCGCAGGCGATGGCGGAACGTTACGGCGGCTCTGCGACGACGCTATGA
- a CDS encoding right-handed parallel beta-helix repeat-containing protein produces MRKLFSSILFLCVAMVVLASTGAHAQATRTWVSGVGDDVNPCSRTAPCKTFAGAISKTAAGGEIDVLDPGGFGAVTITKSITIDGGGTLASVLASATNGINVNAGASDVIILRNLSINGAGTTLGVNGVNFLAGRKLIIENCTIENFSQSAISITPTGAAQAVISDSTLKVSAFGIKISTANATDAVSVLVSNTKTILNSNAGVSATVPAGKPGMGVFLDRLISEFNSTGVLASGSGATVTVGNSIIQGNTSGVVQTGGGAVSSFKTNEISNNGADGTPLTGISLN; encoded by the coding sequence ATGCGAAAGTTGTTTTCGTCGATCCTGTTTTTGTGCGTTGCGATGGTGGTCCTTGCCTCGACAGGGGCGCACGCGCAGGCGACGCGGACCTGGGTCTCCGGCGTCGGTGATGACGTCAACCCGTGCAGCCGCACGGCTCCCTGCAAGACGTTCGCCGGCGCAATTTCCAAGACGGCCGCCGGCGGTGAAATCGACGTGCTCGATCCCGGCGGGTTCGGCGCCGTGACAATCACCAAGTCCATCACGATCGATGGTGGGGGAACCCTGGCATCGGTCCTGGCGTCAGCGACCAACGGCATCAACGTGAATGCCGGCGCATCCGACGTCATCATCCTGCGCAACCTGAGCATCAACGGCGCCGGCACGACCCTCGGCGTCAACGGCGTCAACTTCCTGGCCGGCCGAAAGCTCATCATCGAGAACTGCACGATCGAGAACTTCTCGCAAAGCGCCATTTCCATCACGCCGACCGGTGCTGCGCAGGCGGTGATCTCGGACTCGACGCTCAAGGTGTCCGCGTTCGGCATCAAGATCTCGACCGCGAACGCGACCGACGCAGTCAGCGTGCTCGTGTCGAATACGAAGACCATTCTGAACAGCAATGCCGGAGTATCCGCCACGGTCCCCGCCGGAAAGCCGGGTATGGGCGTCTTCCTCGATCGCCTGATTTCCGAGTTCAACAGCACCGGCGTTCTGGCGAGCGGCAGCGGCGCCACTGTCACTGTGGGAAATTCCATCATCCAGGGCAACACCAGCGGTGTGGTCCAGACCGGCGGCGGCGCGGTCTCGTCGTTCAAGACCAACGAGATCAGCAACAACGGCGCTGACGGCACGCCGCTTACGGGAATCAGCCTGAACTAA
- a CDS encoding TPM domain-containing protein produces the protein MGIKRIGRHLLHHHWKLKRIFTPDVLARIEQAIKDSERTHAGQLRFVVEGALDGPPLWRNQLPRERALDVFSNLRIWDTAHNNGVLIYLLLADRDVEIIADRGIHAKVGAARWEAICQAMEAEFRQGRFEQGVMQGIAAVSGELAKYYPPHASDINELPDAPVVL, from the coding sequence ATGGGCATCAAGCGGATCGGCCGGCACCTTCTGCATCACCACTGGAAGCTGAAGCGCATCTTCACGCCTGACGTACTGGCGCGCATCGAACAGGCGATCAAGGACAGCGAGCGCACGCATGCCGGCCAGCTGCGCTTCGTCGTCGAGGGCGCGCTCGACGGCCCGCCGCTGTGGCGCAACCAGTTGCCGCGCGAGCGGGCGCTCGACGTCTTTTCCAACTTGCGGATCTGGGACACCGCGCACAACAACGGCGTCCTGATCTACCTGCTGTTGGCTGATCGCGACGTCGAGATCATCGCCGACCGCGGCATCCATGCAAAGGTCGGCGCGGCGCGCTGGGAAGCGATCTGCCAGGCGATGGAGGCCGAGTTCCGTCAGGGGCGCTTCGAGCAGGGCGTCATGCAGGGCATCGCCGCCGTGTCCGGCGAACTGGCCAAGTACTATCCGCCGCACGCCAGCGATATCAACGAACTACCAGACGCGCCGGTGGTGCTGTAG
- a CDS encoding response regulator transcription factor — protein sequence MRILLVEDTPEIGAAVTSRFERIGYAVDWEKDGRTASELIEVQTYDLIVLDVMLPNMDGFAVLKHLRRRGLRTPVLVLTARSAVDDRIGALDLGADDYLVKPFDYRELEARARALLRRAAGQSDNLLTLGPLVIDRAGRTASVAGQPLDLTRRELTVLEILAARPGRYVAKEELIEQLFSFDQDPSPNAVEQFITRLRRKLAATSVEIKTERGLGYQLQAS from the coding sequence GTGCGCATCCTGCTGGTGGAAGACACCCCCGAAATCGGCGCCGCCGTGACCAGCCGGTTCGAACGGATCGGCTACGCCGTCGACTGGGAAAAGGACGGCCGCACGGCGAGCGAACTGATCGAGGTCCAGACCTACGATCTGATCGTGCTCGACGTGATGCTGCCGAACATGGACGGCTTCGCTGTGCTCAAACATCTGCGCCGGCGCGGGCTACGCACGCCGGTGCTGGTGCTGACCGCGCGCTCCGCGGTCGACGACCGCATCGGCGCGCTCGACCTCGGCGCCGACGACTATCTGGTCAAACCGTTCGACTATCGCGAGCTGGAGGCGCGGGCGCGCGCGCTGCTGCGCCGCGCCGCCGGCCAGTCCGACAATCTGCTGACCTTGGGTCCGCTGGTGATCGACCGTGCCGGGCGCACGGCGAGCGTGGCCGGCCAGCCGCTGGACCTGACACGCCGCGAGCTCACCGTGCTGGAGATCCTGGCCGCGCGGCCGGGGCGCTACGTCGCCAAGGAGGAGCTGATCGAGCAGCTGTTCAGCTTCGACCAGGATCCGAGCCCGAATGCCGTCGAGCAGTTCATCACGCGGCTACGGCGCAAGCTGGCGGCCACGTCCGTCGAAATCAAGACAGAGCGCGGCCTTGGCTATCAGCTCCAGGCTTCGTGA
- a CDS encoding hydroxymethylglutaryl-CoA lyase, with the protein MVREPDIHICEVAARDGLQNLDVFVPTEAKCALIDAIAAAGVREIDAGSFVPPKVVPQFADVDVVMAHALSHQDKRIGALVPNFKGAERAIAAGVNSIYFVISASETHNRANVRRTVDEQVEAFRAVRAAIDARPAAERPQLMGAISTSFGCSLEGDISEAAVCNLARRFAEAGADEIGLADTVGYATPTLVRQIVSAVRCEVGPDVTLRLHLHDTLGAGLANAVAGLEAGIRRFDAAVSGLGGCPFAPGARGNIVTEDLVFMLERMGLSTGIDLDRLMQTREILARHIAAKHLTGHLHEAGIPKVLRRAA; encoded by the coding sequence ATGGTCCGTGAACCGGATATCCATATCTGCGAGGTCGCGGCGCGTGACGGCCTGCAGAACCTCGACGTCTTCGTTCCAACGGAGGCGAAGTGCGCGCTGATCGACGCCATTGCCGCCGCGGGCGTGCGCGAGATCGATGCCGGCTCCTTCGTGCCGCCGAAGGTGGTGCCGCAATTCGCCGATGTCGATGTGGTGATGGCCCATGCGCTGTCTCATCAGGACAAGAGGATCGGCGCGCTGGTGCCGAATTTCAAGGGCGCCGAGCGCGCCATCGCAGCCGGCGTCAACAGCATCTATTTCGTGATCTCGGCGAGCGAGACGCACAACCGCGCCAATGTCCGCCGCACGGTCGATGAGCAGGTCGAGGCCTTCCGCGCCGTTCGCGCGGCGATCGACGCCCGGCCGGCCGCCGAGAGGCCGCAGCTGATGGGCGCGATTTCGACGTCGTTCGGCTGCTCGCTGGAAGGCGACATCAGCGAGGCGGCCGTGTGCAATCTGGCGCGGCGTTTCGCCGAGGCGGGGGCCGATGAGATCGGGCTGGCCGACACCGTCGGCTATGCGACGCCAACGCTCGTCAGGCAGATCGTCTCGGCGGTACGATGCGAGGTCGGGCCGGATGTGACGCTCCGTCTGCATCTGCACGATACGCTCGGCGCTGGTCTTGCCAATGCCGTGGCCGGGCTCGAAGCCGGCATCCGCCGCTTCGATGCCGCCGTCTCCGGTCTCGGCGGCTGTCCGTTTGCGCCGGGCGCGCGCGGCAACATCGTCACCGAGGATCTCGTGTTCATGCTTGAACGGATGGGACTGTCGACCGGGATCGACCTCGACCGGTTGATGCAGACGCGTGAGATCCTTGCCCGCCACATCGCCGCGAAGCACCTGACCGGCCATCTGCACGAGGCCGGCATCCCCAAGGTTCTGCGGAGAGCGGCATGA
- a CDS encoding ABC transporter substrate-binding protein: MSWSKSFAAAAIGLATLLGATSASQAEVKELRLSKGYGILYLPLIVMEDQKLMEKQAEKAGLGALKVSWLLLDGGNIINDAMMAGSLDIAGTGAPGFITLWAKAKGIPAVEVVGVSGLSSTSLWMNSNNPEIKSLKDLKSGDKIALPGIKTSLSAVMLQMMVAHEFGKENYAKLDPMTVGLPHPEAVAALISGKTEITAHFTSPPFSYIELKDSKIHRVANSADVLGRLTMDVVFAPKRFVDANPKVVQAFLDALDEACTLIANDKAAAAEIYARTAKVKTTKEEVQEMLQDKDTWFSATPEGVLKIAEFMHGVGSIKVKPASWQDMFVTQLRDRNGS; this comes from the coding sequence ATGTCCTGGAGCAAATCATTCGCGGCGGCCGCGATCGGCCTCGCCACGCTGCTCGGCGCCACCAGCGCGTCGCAGGCCGAGGTCAAGGAGCTCAGGCTCTCCAAGGGCTACGGCATCCTCTATCTGCCGCTGATCGTGATGGAGGATCAGAAGCTGATGGAGAAGCAGGCCGAGAAGGCCGGGCTCGGTGCGCTCAAGGTGAGCTGGCTGCTGCTCGATGGCGGCAACATCATCAACGATGCGATGATGGCCGGCTCGCTCGACATCGCCGGCACCGGCGCGCCCGGCTTCATCACGCTGTGGGCCAAGGCCAAGGGCATTCCGGCGGTCGAGGTCGTCGGCGTCAGCGGGCTGAGCTCGACCTCGTTGTGGATGAACAGCAATAATCCCGAGATCAAGTCGCTGAAGGATCTCAAATCCGGTGACAAGATTGCGCTGCCCGGCATCAAGACCTCGCTGTCGGCGGTCATGCTGCAGATGATGGTGGCGCACGAATTCGGCAAGGAGAACTATGCCAAGCTCGATCCGATGACGGTCGGCCTGCCGCATCCGGAAGCGGTCGCGGCGCTGATCTCGGGCAAGACCGAGATCACGGCGCATTTCACCTCGCCGCCGTTCTCCTACATCGAGCTGAAGGATTCCAAGATCCATCGCGTCGCCAATTCGGCCGACGTGCTCGGACGGCTGACCATGGACGTCGTGTTCGCGCCCAAGCGTTTCGTCGACGCCAATCCGAAGGTCGTTCAGGCGTTCCTGGATGCGCTCGACGAGGCCTGCACGCTGATCGCCAATGACAAGGCCGCGGCCGCCGAGATCTATGCCCGCACCGCCAAGGTTAAGACCACCAAGGAGGAGGTGCAGGAGATGCTGCAGGACAAGGACACCTGGTTCTCCGCGACGCCCGAAGGCGTGCTGAAGATCGCCGAGTTCATGCACGGCGTCGGCTCGATCAAGGTCAAGCCGGCGAGCTGGCAGGACATGTTCGTGACCCAGCTGCGCGACCGCAACGGCAGCTGA
- a CDS encoding ABC transporter ATP-binding protein, translating to MTVHQSQSQFEPLLSVEGVTLQYKTPDTLVTATYRVDFKVFDADRFVLLGPSGCGKSTLLKAIGGYLKPTEGRIRLKGHDVTEPGPDRMMVFQEFDQLLPWKTVRENVVFALTASGRLSAAEANERARSYIDKVGLTKFIDSYPHMLSGGMKQRVAIARGMAMEPDVLLMDEPFAALDALTRRKMQDELLQLWQDTRFTVLFVTHSIEEAIKIGSRILLLSPHPGRVRAELNSVPPGTMGSPEQVALEGRINDMLFGQH from the coding sequence ATGACCGTCCATCAATCGCAATCTCAGTTCGAGCCACTGCTCTCCGTCGAGGGCGTGACCCTGCAATACAAGACGCCGGACACGCTGGTGACGGCGACCTATCGCGTCGATTTCAAGGTCTTCGACGCCGACCGCTTCGTGCTGCTCGGGCCCTCAGGCTGCGGCAAGTCGACGCTGCTGAAGGCGATCGGCGGCTATCTGAAGCCGACCGAGGGCCGTATCCGGCTGAAGGGCCATGACGTCACCGAGCCCGGCCCCGACCGGATGATGGTATTTCAGGAGTTCGACCAGCTCCTGCCCTGGAAGACCGTGCGCGAGAACGTCGTGTTCGCGCTGACGGCGAGCGGCCGGCTCAGCGCGGCGGAGGCCAACGAGCGCGCCAGGTCCTATATCGACAAGGTCGGCCTGACCAAGTTCATCGACTCCTATCCGCACATGTTGTCCGGCGGCATGAAGCAGCGCGTCGCGATCGCCAGGGGCATGGCGATGGAGCCGGACGTGCTGCTGATGGACGAGCCGTTCGCCGCGTTGGACGCGCTGACCCGGCGCAAGATGCAGGATGAGCTGCTGCAATTGTGGCAGGACACCCGCTTCACCGTGCTGTTCGTGACGCATTCGATTGAGGAGGCGATCAAGATCGGCTCGCGCATCCTGCTGCTGTCGCCGCATCCCGGCCGCGTCCGCGCCGAGCTCAACAGCGTGCCGCCGGGCACGATGGGCTCGCCCGAACAGGTCGCGCTCGAAGGGCGCATCAACGACATGCTGTTCGGCCAACACTGA